GCGAGGGCCATTTCGCCGCCTGCCACCTGCATGACGAAACGCGCCCGGCCGCGGCCGCCGCGTCAAATTGAAACATGCCCGTTTTATTGGGTTTACGGGCGAAACGCGGGGGGCCATCTGGCGATCCGCGAAAAATGCCTTATTTGTGCAGTGGAGTGCGGGCTGTGCGATGGTCCACGACTGGACTGCTCTGTCGCGCCTCGTTTCCGCCCCGAAAGTCGGCTCATGGATATCTATACGATCGTCTTCCTCGCCCTCGCGGTGTTCATCTTCTTCCGCTTGCGTAGCGTGCTCGGAACGAAGACCGGCCAGGAGCGCGATCCGTTCCAGCCGGGCGACAAGAATCGCGATGCCCAGCGCGGCCCGGGTCAGGGGCCTGCCGATGTCGTGCCCTTGCCGAATCGCAACGGCCAGCAGCCGCCCGCGCCGGTGGTCCAGGCCGAGCCGACCGAGCCGCGATGGGGTGATGTCGCGACCGCCGGTTCGCCGGTGGCCCGCGGACTTGATGCGATCGCAGCCCGCGATCCGTCTTTTGATGCCATCGGTTTCGTCGGCGGCGCCAAGTCGGCCTATGAGATGATCGTCCTGGCCTTTGCCGGCGGCGACCGCCGCACCTTGCGTGATCTGCTCGCCAAGGACGTGTTCGAGGGCTTCGAGACGGCGATCAAGGAGCGTGAGACCCGCGGCGAGGCCGTCGAGACCCGCTTTGTCGGCATCGAGAAGGCCGAGGTCACCGATGCTCAGATGCGCGGCGATCAGGCGCAGGTCACCTTGAAATTCGTCTCCCAGCTGGTCACCGCGACGCGCGACCGGTCCGGCGCCGTGGTCGATGGTTCGCCCGATCGCGTCACCGATGTCACCGACATCTGGACCTTCGCGCGCAATGCCACCGATCGCGATCCCAACTGGCGCCTGATCGCGACCGAAGCCGGCAGCTGAACGCGCCCGTCGCAACGGAGGCCTTCGATGACGAGCCGCAGGGTCCGCGCCGGAGGCCTCGCGGTCCTGGCGATGGCCGGACTGCTCTCCTGCGGCCGGCCGGCCCTGGCTGCGAGCGAACTCCTGCTTCTGTTGCAGCCGCAGGCGCCGGCTGGAGCAGGTCCCGGTTCTCCCGAAGCACCGGCCGTCCCGCAGCAACCGCCGGGGCCCGCCGCCGAAACCCCCGCAGCACCGGCTGATCCGGGCGCCGAGCCGCCGCAGGCAGCCGAACTGCCGCTGGTCCCTCCGGCGCTTGAAACCCACGCCTCGGGATTTCCCTTCATATTCTCCGATGCCCGTCTCGAGGCGGCGAAATTCGCCGAGGTTCCCGGCTGGGACGAGGACCGGCACGACCTCGCCTTCAAGCCCTTTGCCACCTCCTGCCGCCAGATCTTGCGGGCGCGCTCGGCGCCGCGCGCGGCTCAGCCGATCTGGTTTGCGCTGCGCGAGATCTGTCCGCGCGCGCTCGACCTGCCGAGCCCGGTCAGCCGCGCCGCGGCAAAAGCCTTTTTCGAGGCCGAGTTCCGCCCCGCCCGGATCGCCAAGATGACCGATCCGGCCGGCTTCCTCACCGGCTATTACGAGCCGGAGGTTCAGGCCGCGCGCGAGCGCTCCGCCGAATATGGCGTCGCCTTCCTGGCCCGGCCCGGCGACCTTGCCAATGGCCGCGGCGCGACATCCGGCGGCTTCGATGCCCGCGGTGGCGCCGGCCGCTGGGTGGCGGGACGTTTCCTGCCCTATTTCGATCGCGGCGAGATCGAAGCCGGCGCGCTCGACGGGCGTGGACTGGAGATCGCCTGGGTGCGCGATCCCGTCGATGTCCTGTTCACCCAGATCCAGGGCTCGGCGCGCCTGCGTTTTGCCGACGGATCGACATTGCGCATTGGCTATGCCGCGCATAACGGTCACCGCTATGTGCCGGTTGGCCGGGTTCTGGTCGAACGCGGCATCGCCACCCGCGAGCAGATGTCGATGGATTTCATCAGAACCTGGATGGGCCAGAACCCGGAGGCCGCGCGCGACGTGCGCTGGCAGAACCGGTCTTATGTGTTCTTCCGCGTCAAGAGCGAGCTTGGCACCGAGGACGGGCCGATCGGCGGCCAGGGCGTGTCGATCACCGATTGGCGCTCGATCGCCATCGACCGCAATGTCCATGCCTATGGCACGCCGGTGTTCATCGACAGCATGCTGCCGACCGGATCTTCGGAATCGGGCGAGCCGTTTCGCCGCCTGATGATCGCCCAGGACACCGGTTCGGCGATCGTCGGCCCGGCGCGCGGCGACCTGTTCCTCGGCACGGGATCGGAGGCCGGCTCGACCGCCGGGCGGATCCGCCACCGGGCCGACTGGTATGTTCTGCTGCCCGCGCCGCTGTCGCCGGAGGCGGCCAATGTGCCGGTGCCCTTGCCGCGGCCGGCGCGATGACCGGCCGTCGCGGCAAGAAGCTCTCCGCCGAGGACAGGACGTTGTGGTCGCATGTGGCGCGCAGCGTCACGCCGCTCGATCCGGCACGCGCCGCCGACCTCCTGGCCGAACCCGCCGAAGACGTCGTCCAGAAGCCCGAGCCCGCGGCCAAGGCGGTCGCCGCGACCAGGATCGCCAAGGCCGCGCTGCCGGCGCCGCCGCCGCTCGCGCCGCTGGAAAAGCGCCTGCGCCAGCGCCTGACGCGTGGCCAGGCCGATGTCGACGCCAGGCTCGACCTGCATGGCCTGACCCAGGAGGCCGCGCATCGGCGGCTGCTGACCTTTCTGCGCCGGGCCCAGCTCGAAGGTTTCCGGGTGGTGATCGTCATCACCGGCAAGGGCGCGCCGAAACGGACGGCCGCCTTTGACACGGCGGACTGGAGTTCCGATCCGTTCGCCGGCCGCGGCGTGCTGCGCCGCATGGTGCCGCATTGGCTGACCTTGCCGGAAATGCGGTCGCTGGTGATCGGTTTCGAAGAGGCGGCCATTGGCCATGGCGGCGCCGGCGCGCTCTATGTCCGCATTCGCCGGCCGGCCGGGGGCTGACCGGCGCGATTTGATCGGACCTGTGGCCGCCCGGCTCTTGACCTGACCGATCTGCCGATCAATCGTCCAGCGAATCTTATTCGGAGTGCCATGCCATGCGGATTCCTGCCCTTCTCGCTTCAGCCGCCGGATTGACGATCGCGCTCAACGGCGCGGCTCTCGGGCAGGACAGGGCACGCGGGCTCGGCGGCACGACGCTGACCACCAGCCGCATCGACCCCGATACCGGCGGATTTCGCGGCGGATCCAGCGGTTACGGTATTCCAGGCGGGCTGATCTTCCGCGATCCGCGCTTCCAGAATGTCCTGCTGCCCTGCGACGATCCGCAGGCGCTGACCACCGTGAGCCAGCGCTTCGCCGAAAAGGAAGGCCAGTTCTGGAATTCGGCGCTGACCATTGCCGGCTTCGACCGCATCCGGCAGGTCTCGATCAATCCCTGGGGCCGCAACAATATTCCGCGCATCTATTGCTCGGCGCGCGCCCACCTGTCGGATGGCCGCGTCCGCACGGTCGATTATGCCATCATGGAAGACCAGAGCATCATCGGCTATACCTGGGGTGTCGAATGGTGCGTGCGCGGCCTCGATCGCGGCTGGAGTTTCGCGCCCAATTGCCGGATGGCGCGGCCCTGACGGACGTGGCTTCGCCCAGGCATCCGCTAAAATACGTTCTTTCTTTGTTCTCGTTTGCTGACTAGCCTTCCGGGCAGTTCAACGGGAGGTTGATCATGTCGGTTGCGATCTCGAAGCGTCTGCGCGCGCTCGTCCTTGGCAGTGCCTTGCTGGTCTCGGCCGGGGCTGGCGCTGCCTTCGGCCAGGCGCGCCACGGCGCGACGCCGGGCGAGTTCGATTTTTACGTCCTGGCGCTGTCCTGGTCGCCGTCCTTCTGCGAGGCCCAGGGCGAACGGTCGAGCCGTTCGATGCAATGCGCCGGCGAGCGGCCGTTCAGCTTCGTTGTCCATGGCCTCTGGCCGCAATTCACCCGCGGCTTCCCGGAATATTGCCAGGTTCCGGCGCCCGAGCTCGACCGGCGCGTGGTCAATGGCATGCTCGACATCATGCCGGCGCCGGGGCTGGTCCGTCAGCAATGGGCCAAGCACGGCACCTGCTCGGGCGCGCGCTCGGCCAGCGCCTATTTCGAGACGGTCCGGCAAGCCCGCGCCAAGATCCGCATTCCGCAGGAATTCGAGAACATCACGGCGATCAAGACCGTCTCGCCCGACGAGGTCGAGGACGCCTTCGTGCGCGTCAATCCGGGCCTGGCGCGCGACATGATCAGTGTGCAATGCGACAGCCAGCGGCTGCGCGAGGTGCGCATCTGCATTGGCCGCGACATGAACTTCACCGCCTGCGAGGAAGCCGAGCGGCGCGCCTGCCGGCGCGAGCAGCTGGTACTGCCGCCGGCCCGGGCCGGCCGCAGCTGAGGCCTCGGACCGCCGTCGGCACGTCCTGCGGCACGTCCTGCGTCGATCATGCCGTTCAGGCCGTCAGGGCAGCGCCGCCAGATAGCGCACCGGACGCCCGGCGATCACGGCCTGCGCCGCATGCAGGATGGCGTTGGTGTCGATGCCGAAATGGCGATAGAGGTCGCCGACCGTGCCGGTCTGGCCGAAATGCTCGACGCCGAGCGATTTCAGCCGGTGGCCGTGCACCGAGCCGATCCAGGCAAGCGCGGCCGGGTGGCCGTCGATCACGGTCACCAAACCGCATTCGCGCGACAGGGGCTGGATCAGCCGCTCGATATGACTGGTGGCATTGCCAATCCCGCGCTGGCGCGCCCGTTCGGCGGCGGTCCATCCGGCGTTCAGCCGGTCGGCCGAGGTGATCGCCAGCACGCCGACGTCCCGGTGGCTTTCGGCCAGCAGCCCGGCGGCGGCGATCGCTTCCGGCGCCACCGTGCCGGTATAGGCAATCACCACCTGGCAGTTCGGGCCGGGCCGGCGCATCCAATAGGCGCCGTTGACGATGTCGCGTTGCAGCGCCGCCGTCATGGCCCGTTGCGGCTGGTCGATCGTGCGGGTCGACAACCGCAGATAGACCGAGCCGCCGGTCTCGTCGCGCAGCCAGTTGGCCTCGTCCGGATCATCGCCGCCGTCGCGCTGCATATAGTCGAAGCCGAACTGCA
This portion of the Phreatobacter stygius genome encodes:
- the mltA gene encoding murein transglycosylase A, with the translated sequence MTSRRVRAGGLAVLAMAGLLSCGRPALAASELLLLLQPQAPAGAGPGSPEAPAVPQQPPGPAAETPAAPADPGAEPPQAAELPLVPPALETHASGFPFIFSDARLEAAKFAEVPGWDEDRHDLAFKPFATSCRQILRARSAPRAAQPIWFALREICPRALDLPSPVSRAAAKAFFEAEFRPARIAKMTDPAGFLTGYYEPEVQAARERSAEYGVAFLARPGDLANGRGATSGGFDARGGAGRWVAGRFLPYFDRGEIEAGALDGRGLEIAWVRDPVDVLFTQIQGSARLRFADGSTLRIGYAAHNGHRYVPVGRVLVERGIATREQMSMDFIRTWMGQNPEAARDVRWQNRSYVFFRVKSELGTEDGPIGGQGVSITDWRSIAIDRNVHAYGTPVFIDSMLPTGSSESGEPFRRLMIAQDTGSAIVGPARGDLFLGTGSEAGSTAGRIRHRADWYVLLPAPLSPEAANVPVPLPRPAR
- a CDS encoding Smr/MutS family protein; this translates as MTGRRGKKLSAEDRTLWSHVARSVTPLDPARAADLLAEPAEDVVQKPEPAAKAVAATRIAKAALPAPPPLAPLEKRLRQRLTRGQADVDARLDLHGLTQEAAHRRLLTFLRRAQLEGFRVVIVITGKGAPKRTAAFDTADWSSDPFAGRGVLRRMVPHWLTLPEMRSLVIGFEEAAIGHGGAGALYVRIRRPAGG
- a CDS encoding ribonuclease T2 family protein, whose product is MSVAISKRLRALVLGSALLVSAGAGAAFGQARHGATPGEFDFYVLALSWSPSFCEAQGERSSRSMQCAGERPFSFVVHGLWPQFTRGFPEYCQVPAPELDRRVVNGMLDIMPAPGLVRQQWAKHGTCSGARSASAYFETVRQARAKIRIPQEFENITAIKTVSPDEVEDAFVRVNPGLARDMISVQCDSQRLREVRICIGRDMNFTACEEAERRACRREQLVLPPARAGRS
- a CDS encoding Tim44/TimA family putative adaptor protein encodes the protein MDIYTIVFLALAVFIFFRLRSVLGTKTGQERDPFQPGDKNRDAQRGPGQGPADVVPLPNRNGQQPPAPVVQAEPTEPRWGDVATAGSPVARGLDAIAARDPSFDAIGFVGGAKSAYEMIVLAFAGGDRRTLRDLLAKDVFEGFETAIKERETRGEAVETRFVGIEKAEVTDAQMRGDQAQVTLKFVSQLVTATRDRSGAVVDGSPDRVTDVTDIWTFARNATDRDPNWRLIATEAGS